The following proteins are encoded in a genomic region of Paenibacillus sp. FSL R7-0273:
- a CDS encoding aldolase catalytic domain-containing protein, which translates to MKNNQSKIVDCTIRDGGLVNNWDFSVEFVQKLYAGLNEAGVEYMEIGYKNSPKLLKGAESAGPWRFLNDDFLRKVIPQKGNTKLSALVDIGRVDENDILPRSESMLDLIRVACYSKDVDKALQLVQIFHDRGYETTINIMALSNVMENELLEAFDMIRDSVVDVVYIVDSYGSLDHNDIKYLVDKFKTHLPNKRLGVHTHNNLQLAFSNTLVASELGVELLDASCYGMGRAAGNCPTELLVTHLKNTKYTLRPVLDIIEQLMIPLREKEEWGYIIPYMITGTLDEHPRSAMALRASEDKDKAVDFYDKLTTPEVTFGDK; encoded by the coding sequence GTGAAGAATAATCAGAGTAAAATTGTCGATTGTACCATCCGGGATGGAGGTCTCGTTAACAACTGGGACTTTAGCGTTGAATTTGTACAGAAGCTGTATGCCGGGCTGAATGAAGCCGGAGTTGAGTATATGGAAATCGGCTACAAAAACTCCCCTAAGCTGCTTAAGGGAGCGGAAAGCGCCGGACCTTGGCGGTTCCTGAACGATGATTTTCTGCGCAAAGTTATTCCTCAGAAGGGCAATACCAAGCTGTCAGCGCTTGTTGATATCGGCCGGGTCGATGAAAATGATATCCTGCCGCGCAGCGAGAGCATGCTGGATCTGATCCGTGTAGCCTGCTACAGCAAGGATGTGGACAAGGCATTGCAGCTGGTTCAGATTTTCCATGACCGCGGGTACGAAACGACCATTAATATTATGGCGCTGTCCAATGTAATGGAGAATGAGCTGCTGGAAGCCTTTGATATGATCCGTGACAGCGTTGTAGACGTTGTATATATCGTGGATTCATACGGCAGCCTTGATCATAACGACATTAAATACCTGGTGGATAAATTCAAAACCCATCTTCCTAACAAACGTCTTGGTGTGCATACCCATAATAATCTGCAGCTGGCCTTCTCCAATACTCTTGTTGCTTCTGAGCTCGGGGTAGAGCTGCTGGATGCATCCTGCTACGGCATGGGGCGTGCGGCGGGGAATTGTCCGACTGAGCTGCTCGTTACCCACCTTAAGAATACGAAATATACGCTGCGTCCTGTGCTTGATATTATCGAGCAGCTGATGATTCCGCTCCGTGAAAAGGAAGAGTGGGGATACATCATTCCCTACATGATTACCGGTACGCTGGACGAGCACCCGCGCTCGGCAATGGCGCTCCGCGCATCGGAGGATAAGGATAAGGCCGTTGATTTCTATGACAAGCTGACAACACCTGAGGTTA
- a CDS encoding leucyl aminopeptidase, translating into MNIEWNNAGAVAGEAGNVLCILVSEDRLADSSLLNSSLAAEWKADIDSINRAGLFSGKLNQIYILPVTGQSRYPIVILAGSGKGDPGTGEIRVLAAHICRAAVRLKTELLDIELPEQLLLREGAAQAFTEGLVLGSYRRKHYKQEQAVYVKPDKITLHPERLVDPALQQVWLQGIKRGSALADGTNLARDLTNLPGNILTPSGLAAAAVEVAERHGLPVEVLDEREIEQRGMGGLLAVGKGSVHPPRMIVIRYQGAGEWTDVTGIIGKGITFDTGGISLKRAPGMEDMISDMGGAAAVLGVMEALGRLRPQINVVMVIPAAENMPSAAAFKPGDIVTALSGKTIEVLNTDAEGRMVLGDGLTYAREWGAERFIDVATLTGAILSILGDVATGAVTNDEQLMQELLAASERSGEPVWQLPAYPEFREMLRSEVADIRNAAGRFGGASTAGLFIGEFAEGLPWVHLDIAGTAFLSKERGVNSKGASGVMVRTLLEYLLSLSRDQPPGPSAKN; encoded by the coding sequence ATGAATATTGAATGGAACAATGCCGGAGCAGTGGCCGGTGAGGCAGGAAATGTCTTATGTATTCTGGTATCCGAAGACAGACTGGCGGACAGCAGCCTGCTTAACAGCAGTTTGGCTGCCGAATGGAAGGCTGATATAGATTCCATAAACAGAGCGGGGCTTTTTTCAGGTAAGCTGAACCAGATTTATATCCTGCCGGTTACAGGACAATCCCGGTACCCTATAGTCATTCTAGCCGGAAGCGGAAAGGGAGACCCCGGAACCGGGGAGATCAGGGTGCTGGCAGCCCATATTTGCCGCGCTGCCGTGCGGTTAAAGACGGAGCTGCTTGACATTGAGCTTCCGGAGCAGCTGCTGCTCCGGGAAGGAGCGGCACAGGCGTTCACGGAAGGCCTGGTGCTGGGCAGCTACCGCAGAAAGCATTATAAGCAGGAGCAGGCGGTCTATGTGAAGCCGGATAAAATAACCCTGCATCCTGAGCGTCTGGTGGACCCTGCACTGCAACAGGTCTGGCTTCAGGGGATAAAGCGTGGCTCCGCGCTGGCAGACGGCACCAATCTTGCCCGCGACCTGACCAATCTTCCCGGCAATATCCTTACCCCCTCCGGACTTGCCGCCGCCGCAGTCGAAGTGGCCGAGCGGCACGGACTTCCGGTAGAGGTGCTGGATGAACGGGAAATTGAACAGCGTGGAATGGGCGGACTGCTTGCTGTCGGCAAAGGAAGTGTTCATCCGCCGCGGATGATTGTCATCCGTTATCAGGGTGCCGGAGAATGGACGGACGTTACAGGTATTATCGGCAAGGGGATCACATTTGATACCGGCGGGATATCGCTCAAGCGGGCGCCTGGAATGGAAGATATGATCAGCGATATGGGCGGTGCAGCCGCTGTATTAGGTGTAATGGAGGCGCTTGGCCGGTTGCGGCCGCAGATTAATGTAGTCATGGTCATACCGGCCGCCGAAAATATGCCCTCTGCAGCAGCCTTTAAGCCTGGAGATATTGTCACCGCTCTGAGCGGAAAAACAATCGAGGTGCTGAACACCGATGCTGAGGGCCGGATGGTGCTGGGTGATGGTTTGACCTATGCCAGGGAATGGGGAGCAGAGCGTTTTATTGATGTAGCTACGCTTACAGGGGCCATCCTGTCCATTCTTGGTGATGTGGCTACCGGAGCAGTCACGAACGATGAGCAGCTTATGCAGGAGCTGCTGGCGGCCTCGGAACGGTCTGGTGAGCCTGTGTGGCAGCTTCCTGCCTATCCTGAATTCCGTGAGATGCTTAGAAGCGAGGTTGCCGACATCCGCAATGCTGCCGGCAGGTTCGGAGGCGCGTCCACTGCAGGATTGTTCATCGGCGAATTTGCTGAGGGGCTGCCATGGGTTCACCTCGATATAGCCGGAACGGCATTTCTGTCCAAGGAGCGGGGGGTTAATTCCAAAGGTGCATCAGGAGTAATGGTCCGCACCTTACTGGAATACCTGCTGAGTCTCAGCCGGGATCAGCCGCCGGGACCCTCTGCAAAGAACTAA